CCATTTCGCGCTCGCCGGGGTAGGTGAGAATCTTTCCAAGAAACGAGATGTACTCGGTGAGCGACTTCACCAGACGCGAAGAGTTGGCGAGTCCGCCGGTGAGAATGATGGCATCGAGTATTCCCTGCAATGCTGTGGCGTAGGCGCCGATTTCTTTGGCGATTTGATAGATCATCGCCCGCAGGATGAGGTCGGC
Above is a genomic segment from bacterium containing:
- a CDS encoding butyrate kinase (catalyzes the phosphorylation of 2-butanoate to butanoyl phosphate): ADLILRAMIYQIAKEIGAYATALQGILDAIILTGGLANSSRLVKSLTEYISFLGKILTYPGEREMEAMAAGAYRVLEGQEQPRDY